From Streptomyces sp. SAI-135:
GGACGGTCAGACCACCGTCGCCCCCACCGACGACCCCACCGCCGCGCCGGTCGCCGTCGTCGACCCCCGGCTCCTGGTCCGCGAAGAGGGCTTCAAGGGCTACTGGACCGAGTTCACGCGCAAGGTCAAGGGCGGTGAGCTGGGCTCGCTGCCGGTCGTGGTCGGCCTGATCGTCATCTGGACGATCTTCCAGCTCCAGAACGACCGCTTCCTGAGCGCCGACAACCTCTCCAACATCAGCTACTACCTGTCGGCCACCGGCATGCTCGCCATCGGCCTGGTGTTCGTCCTGCTGCTCGGCGAGATCGACCTGTCGGTCGGTTCGGTCAGCGGTCTGGCCTCGACCCTGTTCGCGGTGTTCGTGGTCGAACACGGCATGAACCCCTGGCTCTCGCTGGTCCTTGCGGTCATCACCGGTATCGCCGTCGGCGCGCTGCACGGCTGGTTCTTCGCCAGGATCGGTGTCCCGGCGTTCGTCGTCACCCTGGCCGGCTTCCTCGGCTGGAACGGTCTGATGCTGTGGCTGCTGGGCTCCAGCGGCACCATCAACATCCCGTCCGACTCGGGCCCGGTCCACCTGCTCGGCCAGAACTCGTTCTTCATGGACCAGGCCATCATCGGCGCCTACCTGCTGGCCGGTCTCGGTGTCGTCCTGACCCTCGTCGGCAACTTCGGCGAGCAGCGGCGCCGCAAGGCCGCGGGCGTGCCCTTCCGGCCGACCAGCGAGATCCTGATGCGCGTCGGCGCGCTCGCGGTGGCGTCCTTCGTCACGGCGGCGGTGCTGAACGACGCCGCCGGTGTCTCCAACGCGCTGGTGATCTTCCTGGCGGCACTGGTGATCGTGGACTTCGTGCTGCGTCGCACGACGTACGGCCGCAAGGTCTTCGCGGTCGGCGGCGGCATCGAGGCGGCCCGTCGTGCCGGTATCAACGTGCCGATGATCCGGATCACCGTCTTCGCCATCTCCGGCGGCTTCGCGGCGATCGGCGGCATGTTCTTCGCCGGCCAGACCGCCAGCGCCACGCTGAGCGCCGGTGGCGGCAACACGCTGATGCTCGCCATCGCGGCGGCCGTCATCGGTGGTACGTCGCTGTTCGGCGGACGCGGCTCGGTGTGGTCCGCGCTGCTCGGCATGCTGGTGATCCAGTCCATCCAGACCGGTCTGGACCTGCTGAACATGAACCAGTCCATCCAGTACATGATCACCGGTGGTGTTCTGCTCGGCGCCGTCGTCATCGACTCGGTGTCGCGCAAGTCTCAGAAGGCCGCCGGCCGCGGCTGACACCCCAGGGCACAGCCCCCGCGGGTCCATCGTCCTGCCCGGTACTCACAAGGTGCCGGGCAGGACTGTTGTCGTAGAACATTAGACTCGACTCACCCGGCAAGCTCGATCAGCTAAGCAAGGAGGCACGGGTGCCGCTGCTGACCCGTATCAGGGGACCGCGCGATCTGGACCGGCTCAGCCTTGAGGAGCTGGACCAGCTGGCGGAGGAGATCAGGAGCTTCCTCGTCGGCGCGGTCTCCAAGACCGGCGGCCACCTCGGCCCCAACCTCGGTGTGGTCGAGCTGACCATCGCGCTGCACCGGGTCTTCGACTCGCCCAAGGACCGGGTGCTCTTCGACACAGGGCACCAGTCCTATGTGCACAAGCTGCTCACCGGGCGCCACGACTTCTCGAAGCTGCGCTCCAAGGGCGGGCTGTCCGGCTACCCCTCGCGTGCCGAGTCCGAGCACGACGTCATCGAGAACAGCCACGCCTCCACGGTCCTCGGCTGGGCCGACGGGCTCGCCAAGGCCAACCAGGTGCTGAAACGGGACGACCACGTCGTCGCCGTCATCGGTGACGGCGCCCTGACCGGCGGTATGGCCTGGGAGGCGCTGAACAACATCGCCGACGCCAAGGACCGTCCGCTCGTCATCGTCGTCAACGACAACGAGCGCTCCTACGCACCGACCATCGGCGGCCTCGCGAACCACCTGGCGACCCTGCGCACCACCGACGGCTACGAGCGCTTCCTGGCCCGCGGCAAGGACCTCCTGGAGCGCACCCCGGTCGTCGGCCGCCCGCTCTACGAGACCCTGCACGGCGCCAAGAAGGGCCTCAAGGACTTCATCGCGCCCCAGGGCATGTTCGAGGACCTCGGCCTGAAGTACGTCGGCCCCATCGACGGCCACGACATCGAGGCCCTGGAGTCGGCGCTGGCCCGCGCCAAGCGCTTCGGCGGCCCGGTGATCGTGCACTGCCTCACCGAGAAGGGCCGCGGCTACGAGCCCGCCGAGCAGGACGAGGCCGACCGCTTCCACGGCATCGGCCCCATCCACCCCGACACCGGCCTGCCCATCAAGGCCTCGGCCGCCAGCTGGACCTCGGTCTTCGGCGACGAGATGGTCAAGCTCGGCCAGGAGCGCGAGGACATCGTCGCCATCACCGCGGCCATGCTTCAGCCGGTCGGCCTGAAGAAGTTCGCGGACACCTTCCCGGACCGCATCTACGACGTCGGCATCGCCGAGCAGCACGCGGCCGTCTCCGCGGCGGGCCTCGCGACCGGGGGCCTGCACCCCGTCTTCGCCGTCTACGCCACCTTCCTCAACCGCGCCTTCGACCAGGTCCTCATGGACGTCGCCCTGCACAAGTGCGGAGTGACCTTCGTCCTCGACCGGGCCGGCGTCACCGGCGACGACGGCGCCTCGCACAACGGCATGTGGGACATGTCGATGCTCCAGGTCGTGCCCACGCTCCGGCTCGCCGCCCCGCGCGACGCCGAGCAGCTGCGCGCCCAGCTGCGCGAGGCCGTCCAGGTCAAGGACGCGCCGACCGTGCTGCGCTACTCCAAGGGCGTCGTGGGCCCCGCCGTACCCGCGGTGGGCACCGTCGGTTCCATGGACGTGCTGCGCGAGCCCGGCACGGACCGGCCCGACGTGCTCCTCGTCTCCGTCGGCGCCCTCGCCCCGATGTGCCTGGAGATCGCCGGCCTGCTCGACAAGCAGGGCATCTCCACCACCGTCGTCGACCCGCGCTGGGTCAAGCCCGTCGACGAGGCCATGGCCCCGCTCGCGGAGCGGCACCGCGTGGTCGTCACCGTCGAGGACAACAGCCGCGTCGGCGGTGTCGGCTCGGCGATCGCCCAGGCCCTGCGCGACGCGGGCGTCGACGTCCCGCTGCGCGACTTCGGCATCCCGCCGCGCTTCCTCGACCACGCCTCCCGCGCCGAGATCATGGCGGAGATCGGGCTGACCGCCCCCGACATCGCCCGCCAGGTCACCGGCCTCGTCTCCAAGCTGGACGGCCGGTACGACAGCGCCCCGGCCGAGGCGCAGCCCGCCCGCGACTGACGCCCCGATACGCCCGAACGGGCCGGTCGCACCACTCTTGACAGTGGTGCGACCGGCCCGTTCGCGTGAATCCGCCCGCGCCGGGGCATACGACCTGTGCCCCCTCTCGATCATGTCGAGGACGACACAGCGTGGGAGGTACCCGTGAGCAGCACCCTCTTCCGGACGAAGAAGGTCGAGCAGTCCATCCTCGATACCGAGGAGCCAGAGCACGCGCTCAAGAAGTCCTTGTCCGCGCTGGATCTGACCGTCTTCGGCGTCGGTGTCATCATCGGCACCGGCATCTTCGTCCTGACCGGCACCGTCGCCAAGAACAACGCAGGACCGGCGGTCGCCCTGGCGTTCGTGGTCGCCGGTGTCGTCTGCGCGCTCGCCGCGCTCTGCTACGCCGAGTTCGCCTCCACCGTCCCGGTGGCCGGATCGGCGTACACCTTCAGTTACGCCTCCCTCGGTGAACTGCCCGCCTGGATCATCGGCTGGGACCTGGTCCTGGAGTTCGCGCTGGGCACGGCGGTGGTGTCCGTCGGCTGGTCCGGCTACATCGCCTCGCTGCTGGACAACGCGGGCTGGCATCTGCCGGCAGCGCTCGGCAGCCGGGACGGGGCCGACGGCTTCGGCTTCGACATCCTGGCCGCCGCGCTCGTCCTGGTGCTCACCGGCATCCTCGTGCTCGGCACCAAGCTCTCCGCGCGCGTGACCTCGCTCGTCGTGGCCATCAAGGTGACGGTCGTGCTGACCGTGATCATCGCCGGTGCCTTCTTCGTCAAGGGCGACAACTACGACCCGTTCGTCCCGAAGGCACAGGACGTGCCGGCCGGCGACAGTCTCCAGTCGCCGCTGATCCAGCTCATGTTCGGCTGGGCGCCCTCCAACTTCGGCGTGATGGGCATCTTCACCGCCGCCTCCGTCGTCTTCTTCGCGTTCATCGGCTTCGACGTCGTCGCCACGGCCGCCGAGGAGACCAGGAACCCGCAGCGCGACATGCCCCGCGGCATCCTCGGCTCCCTCCTCATCTGCACGACCCTCTACGTGGCCGTCTCGATCGTCGTGACCGGCATGCAGAAGTACACGGACCTGTCCGTCACGGCCCCGCTCGCGGACGCCTTCAAGGCCACCGGCCACCCCTGGTTCGCGGGCTTCATCAGCTTCGGCGCCGCGGTCGGCCTCACGACGGTCTGCATGATCCTGCTGCTGGGCCAGACCCGGGTGTTCTTCGCGATGAGCCGGGACGGACTGCTGCCCACGTTCTTCTCCCACGTCCACCCCAAGTTCCGCACCCCGCACCGCCCGACGATCCTGCTCGGGGTGATCATCGCGATCGTCGCCGGCTTCACGCCCCTGAGCGAACTCGCCGAACTGGTCAACATCGGCACCCTGTTCGCGTTCGTGGTCGTCGCCATCGGTGTGATCATCCTCCGCAAGTCCCGCCCCGACCTGCCCCGGGCGTTCCGCACCCCGTGGGTGCCGGTCATCCCGATCCTGTCGGTGGCGGCCTCCCTGTGGCTGATGCTCAACCTGCCGGCGGAGACCTGGCTGCGGTTCGCGATCTGGATGGTCCTCGGCTTCGCCGTGTACTTCCTCTACGGCCGCACCCACAGCCGCCTCGGCCGGCGCATGGAGACGGCCGACGGCAACACCGAGTAACACACACGTTCCTTCACCCGGCCCCGTATGTCCTGCCCAGCCAGGGGACACGGGGCCGGATAGCGTGCGGCCATGCCCGCAGAGCTGCTGCTCCCGTCACCCTCCGTGCCCGGCTCGCGTACGGCGTACTGGAGCCGGCTGCTCCCGCTGCTCGCGGCCCTGGCCTGCGTGACGAGGATCCCGTCCTTCATCCGCCCCCTGTGGAACCCGGACGAGGGCTATCTCGCCGTCCAGGCACGGCTGCTGGCGCACGGCGGACAGCTCTACGAGACGGTCGTCGACCGCAAGCCGCCCTTCCTGCCGTGGCTCTACGAGGCCGCGTTCGCGGTCACGGGCTCCGGCACGCTGGCCGGGGTGCGCATCCTGGCGGTGCTGGCCCACCTGCTCACCGCCGCCCTGCTGGCCTCCCTGGCCCGCCGCCGCTGGGGCGACCGGTCCGGCCGCACCGCCGCGGTCCTGTACCTGCTGATCTCCGTGGGACTGAACCCCGAGGACGCCCAGGCCGCGGCCTTCGGGGCGTTCCTGCTGCCCTGCACGGCCGCGGCGATGTGGTGCGCGGACCGGAGGCACTGGGGCGCGGCGGGCACGGCGGTCGCGTGCGCCTTCCTCACCAAGCAGACGGGCGGGGCGGTGCTGCTGCCGGTGCTGTGGCTGTACGCCGCCTCGGGCGCGGGGCGCCGGGGCGTGCCGCGGCTCGTCGCGGGGGCGGTGCTGCCGGTGCTGGGCGCGGCGCTGGTCACGGACCCGGCGGGGTTCCTGTTCTGGACGGTGACGGGTTCAGGGGCGTACGCGAGCCCGAGCGGCTCCGAACTCCACGTCCTGACAAGAGGGTTGGGCAACACCGGCATCGTGGCGGTGGCCTGCGCCGGCCTCATCGCCCCCCTGGTACGGGCCCGGCGGGCACCGACCACCGACCTGTGGCTGTGGCTGCTCGCGTCGGCGGGGGCCGTGCTGCTCGGCCTCCACTTCTTCGGCCACTACTACCTCCAACTCCTCCCGCCGGTCGCACTCCTGGCCACGGCGGCGCTGCACACGCTGCCGTACGACCGCACGGTCACCGCTGTGCTCGCGTCGGCCTGCGCGTGCGTGCTGTTCCTGACGTGGGGCGTGCTGGCCCCTCGTCCGGAGCTCGACCACGCCCACCGGGTCGCGCAGGCGGTGGCGTCGCGCACGGCGCCGGGTGACCCGGTGCTGATCTGGGGCATGCACCCGGAGACGTACTGGCTGGCCGACCGCACCCCGGCGACCCGCTATCTGACGGCCGGTCTCCTCACGAACTACAGCGGGGGCCGGGACGGCGGTCGGGTGGGGGAGAGGTACGCCGTGCGGGGCACGTGGACGGTGTTCCGGCGGGAGGCGGCCGCGGCGGTCCTGGTGGTGGACGACTCCCGGGGCAAGCCGTATGCGCCGGAACGGGTGCGGGGCCTCCGGCGGTTGTTGGCGGCGGGGTACGAGGAGGCGGGGACGGTGGACGGGGCGGTGCTGTACGTGCGGCGGAGGTAGCGGGTACGTCGTCGGGTGCGGGCCGGTGGGGGCCGTTCGCGCAGTTCCCCGCGCCCCTGTGTGGGTGCAGTTGAGGCCTGCCTGGCTGGACCCACCTGTCTGGGGGCGCGGGGAACTGCGCGACCCGCCCCCACCGGCCCGCGGGCGAACGACGACCCTCAGGGCCGTACTGTCCGCGGTCCCGCCACCTCCGCGCCCAACTCACCAACTCTGCGCCGGAGTTCACGGTCCGCCGTGACCACCAGCACCGGCCGCTCACCCGCCGCCCCCGCCACCAGTTCCACCATGTGGTCGTCCCCGCTCCCCGGAGCCGACTCCACCCGCACTCCCGGCACCGAGGACACCCCCCGCGCCGCCCCCTCCACCACCAGCACGATCTCCACCGCCCCGGCCCGCCCCGGCACCCCGTCCGCCGCCAGCCGGTCCCGCAGCCGCTCCGCCGCTCCCCGCCGGTCCCGCCACCACCCGTCCGGCACCGACCCGACGACATTCGCGGCATCCACGACGACCAGCAGCACGTCACTCATGCACCCCAGCGTCCCACGCCCGGCCCGCCCGAGGACGGCGCCGGCCGCCCGATTAGAGTGGGCCCGTGTCAATGGTCCGTACAGTGAACGGCGACTGGCTCATCCGCGCCCGCGACGGCCGGCTCGGCGTCTACGCCACCCGCGACGAAGCGGTGTGGTGCCGGGCGGAACGCCACCCGGGCAGCGACACCTGGCTGCCCTGGCGCAAGGTCGGCGGCGCCCAGCGCCTGCATCCCGGACTCGCCGTGGGGCACGGCCCCGACGGCTACGCCCACCTCGCCTCCTGGCGGCCCACCAAGGGCCAGGAGGCGGGCCTGGTCCACTCCACGCACTTCCGCGTCCACCTCGCCGCCCTCGACTGGAACCCGGTCGGCCACCCGGACAGAACGGGCGCGCGCACCGGCGTACCCGCCGTGGCCGTCGACGCGGAGGGCCGCGCCCACGTCTTCGTCCGCAAACGTGGTGACAGCGTGGGCGCCCTCATCCAGAAGGAACGCGGCGGCTGGAACCCCTGGGCCGACCTCGGCGGAACCGGCGTGCACGAACAACTGACCGCCGTCACGGGGGAGTCGGGCAGGGTCCAGCTGTACGGCACCCACCCGGAGGGCATCCTGCGCTGGCTCCAGGGGGAGGCGGGCGCGCCTCCCGTCCCCGCCGACCCGCTGCCGGTGCGCGTCGAGCCGGGCACACTCAGCGCGCTGCCCACCTCCAAGGAGCACACCACGCTGTTCTTCGCGGACCCCGAGGGCATGCTCCACGCCTGGCGCCCGGACACCGAACCCACCCCGCTGCTCGCGGCGGCGGGCCCCGGCCCGGCGGCCCTGCTGCGCTGCACCCTGGAAGGCCACGACTGCACCCTGCTCGCCCAGCGTTCGGCGTCCGGCCGGGTCGCCTTCGCCGCCTGTCCGACCGAGCAGGAGTCGGCCGGCCTGTGGTGGACCGAGTCCGGGCCGCAGCTGCCGGCGGGCACGGCCGTGGCCCTCGCCGAGGACGCGGACGGTCGTGTCGTCGCCGCGACGGTGACCCCCGACGGGGAGCTCAGGATCGCCCGCCAGAAGGACGAACCGGGCCTGGCACTGGCCGCCTGGCGCGAGGTCTGACCCCCGCCGTCGCCCGTCCGGTGCACGGTGCACGGAAGAGGGCCCCCGCCGAAGCGGAGGCCCTCTTCACGGCCGTACGAAGAACACCTACGCCGGAACCGACGCCACGCC
This genomic window contains:
- a CDS encoding NTP pyrophosphohydrolase, producing the protein MSDVLLVVVDAANVVGSVPDGWWRDRRGAAERLRDRLAADGVPGRAGAVEIVLVVEGAARGVSSVPGVRVESAPGSGDDHMVELVAGAAGERPVLVVTADRELRRRVGELGAEVAGPRTVRP
- the dxs gene encoding 1-deoxy-D-xylulose-5-phosphate synthase, with translation MPLLTRIRGPRDLDRLSLEELDQLAEEIRSFLVGAVSKTGGHLGPNLGVVELTIALHRVFDSPKDRVLFDTGHQSYVHKLLTGRHDFSKLRSKGGLSGYPSRAESEHDVIENSHASTVLGWADGLAKANQVLKRDDHVVAVIGDGALTGGMAWEALNNIADAKDRPLVIVVNDNERSYAPTIGGLANHLATLRTTDGYERFLARGKDLLERTPVVGRPLYETLHGAKKGLKDFIAPQGMFEDLGLKYVGPIDGHDIEALESALARAKRFGGPVIVHCLTEKGRGYEPAEQDEADRFHGIGPIHPDTGLPIKASAASWTSVFGDEMVKLGQEREDIVAITAAMLQPVGLKKFADTFPDRIYDVGIAEQHAAVSAAGLATGGLHPVFAVYATFLNRAFDQVLMDVALHKCGVTFVLDRAGVTGDDGASHNGMWDMSMLQVVPTLRLAAPRDAEQLRAQLREAVQVKDAPTVLRYSKGVVGPAVPAVGTVGSMDVLREPGTDRPDVLLVSVGALAPMCLEIAGLLDKQGISTTVVDPRWVKPVDEAMAPLAERHRVVVTVEDNSRVGGVGSAIAQALRDAGVDVPLRDFGIPPRFLDHASRAEIMAEIGLTAPDIARQVTGLVSKLDGRYDSAPAEAQPARD
- a CDS encoding glycosyltransferase family 39 protein, whose product is MPAELLLPSPSVPGSRTAYWSRLLPLLAALACVTRIPSFIRPLWNPDEGYLAVQARLLAHGGQLYETVVDRKPPFLPWLYEAAFAVTGSGTLAGVRILAVLAHLLTAALLASLARRRWGDRSGRTAAVLYLLISVGLNPEDAQAAAFGAFLLPCTAAAMWCADRRHWGAAGTAVACAFLTKQTGGAVLLPVLWLYAASGAGRRGVPRLVAGAVLPVLGAALVTDPAGFLFWTVTGSGAYASPSGSELHVLTRGLGNTGIVAVACAGLIAPLVRARRAPTTDLWLWLLASAGAVLLGLHFFGHYYLQLLPPVALLATAALHTLPYDRTVTAVLASACACVLFLTWGVLAPRPELDHAHRVAQAVASRTAPGDPVLIWGMHPETYWLADRTPATRYLTAGLLTNYSGGRDGGRVGERYAVRGTWTVFRREAAAAVLVVDDSRGKPYAPERVRGLRRLLAAGYEEAGTVDGAVLYVRRR
- a CDS encoding sugar ABC transporter permease, whose product is MSDTSKVSKADAATDGQTTVAPTDDPTAAPVAVVDPRLLVREEGFKGYWTEFTRKVKGGELGSLPVVVGLIVIWTIFQLQNDRFLSADNLSNISYYLSATGMLAIGLVFVLLLGEIDLSVGSVSGLASTLFAVFVVEHGMNPWLSLVLAVITGIAVGALHGWFFARIGVPAFVVTLAGFLGWNGLMLWLLGSSGTINIPSDSGPVHLLGQNSFFMDQAIIGAYLLAGLGVVLTLVGNFGEQRRRKAAGVPFRPTSEILMRVGALAVASFVTAAVLNDAAGVSNALVIFLAALVIVDFVLRRTTYGRKVFAVGGGIEAARRAGINVPMIRITVFAISGGFAAIGGMFFAGQTASATLSAGGGNTLMLAIAAAVIGGTSLFGGRGSVWSALLGMLVIQSIQTGLDLLNMNQSIQYMITGGVLLGAVVIDSVSRKSQKAAGRG
- a CDS encoding amino acid permease is translated as MSSTLFRTKKVEQSILDTEEPEHALKKSLSALDLTVFGVGVIIGTGIFVLTGTVAKNNAGPAVALAFVVAGVVCALAALCYAEFASTVPVAGSAYTFSYASLGELPAWIIGWDLVLEFALGTAVVSVGWSGYIASLLDNAGWHLPAALGSRDGADGFGFDILAAALVLVLTGILVLGTKLSARVTSLVVAIKVTVVLTVIIAGAFFVKGDNYDPFVPKAQDVPAGDSLQSPLIQLMFGWAPSNFGVMGIFTAASVVFFAFIGFDVVATAAEETRNPQRDMPRGILGSLLICTTLYVAVSIVVTGMQKYTDLSVTAPLADAFKATGHPWFAGFISFGAAVGLTTVCMILLLGQTRVFFAMSRDGLLPTFFSHVHPKFRTPHRPTILLGVIIAIVAGFTPLSELAELVNIGTLFAFVVVAIGVIILRKSRPDLPRAFRTPWVPVIPILSVAASLWLMLNLPAETWLRFAIWMVLGFAVYFLYGRTHSRLGRRMETADGNTE